The genomic window GGAGTGGGGGCGGCATCATTTCTACCTTGTGGACACGGGCGGGCTCATGCCTTCCGAGGAGTCCGGCATCCTCCACCAGGTGCGCCTGCAGGCCGAGGCGGCCATCGAGGAGGCCGACCTGGTGCTGTTCCTGGTGGACGCCAAGGTACCTCCCACCGACCTGGACCTCGAGATCGCCCGGCGCCTCTTCAAGCACTCCGGCAAGGTGATGCTGGTGGTGAACAAGGCCGATGGTGACCGCGAGGACTGGGAGAGCGGGGAGTGGATCCGGATGGGACTGGGAGAGCCCTTCCCGGTGTCCGCGTTGCACGGGCGCTCCGTGGGCGACCTGTTGAGCGAGGCCACTTCGCGCCTGGCCAAACCGGTCGAGGAGGTCGAAGACCCCGACGTGATCCGCGTGGCCGTGGTGGGCCGGCCCAACGTGGGCAAGTCCTCGCTGGTGAATGCCCTGCTGCGCCAAGAGCGCATGGTGGTGGATGCCGTGCCCGGCACCACCCGCGACGCCATTGACACCGAGGTGGTGGTGGACGGCCGGCGCTTCGTGCTGGTGGACACCGCCGGGCTGCGCCGCAAGGCGAAGGTGCACGACCCCACCGAGTTCTACTCCGGCATCCGCACCCAGCAGAGCCTGGAGCGCTGCCACGTGGCGGTGGTGCTGCTGGATGCCTCGGAGCCGCTCAGCACCCAGGACGTGCATGTGGCCTCCACGGTGGCCGGGCTCAACCGTGCCGCGCTGCTCGTCTTCAACAAGTGGGATTTGGTTGGAAAGGAGACCAACACCGCCCGCGACATGGAGCAGGACGCGCGCGACCGAATGCCGTTCATGGAATACGCCCCGGCGGTGTTCATCAGCGCCCTGACCCGCCAGCGGGTGAGCGCGCTGTGGCCGCTGCTGGAGAAGGTGCACGCCCAGGCCACGCGCCGCATCGGCACCGGCGAGCTCAACCGCTTCTTCGAGGACCTGCAGAAGCGCAACCCGGCCCCGGCGAGCAAGTCCGGGCTGCGGCCGCGAATCTACTACGCCAACCAGACCGGGGTGCTGCCGCCCACCTTCAACCTGTTCGTGAACCATCCCCGGGCCATCGCACCCAACTACTCCAAGTTCCTCCAGAACCGCATGCGCGACGACCTCGAGATCGTGGGCACGCCGGTGCTGCTGCGCTTCCGGAAGAGCGACTGAGCATGCGCGCCGCGCTGCTGCTCCTCGCCGCGTACCTGCTGGGCAGCCTGCCGTGGTCGCTGTGGGCTTCGCGGCTCCGCGGGGTGGACCTGCGCACCGTGGGCAGCGGCAATCTCGGGGCCACCAACGTGTATCGCGCGCTGGGGCCGGCGTGGGGCATCGGGGTGCTGGCGCTGGACATGCTGAAGGGGGCGGCCGCGGTGGCGCTGGCGCGGAGCTTCAGTTCGCAGGAGCCGGTGTGGCTACCCTCGGCGGCCCTGGTGACGGCGGTGCTGGGCCACGTGTTCACCGTGTTCGCCGGGTTCCGGGGAGGCAAGGGCGTGGCCACCGGGCTGGGAGGCTTCCTGGCGCTGGCGCCGATCCCGGGCTTCACTGCCGTGGGGGTGTGGCTGGCCCTGTTCGCAGTGTCGCGCATCGTGTCGCTGGCCTCGCTGGCAGCGTTCGTTGCGCTGCCGGTGGCCGAGATCCTGACCGGAAGCGGGCGGCCGGACTTCGCCTACGTGGTGGGGCTCACGGTGCTGGTGGCGATGCTGGTGTGGTGGCGGCACCGGGACAACATTCGCCGCATCCTCGGCGGGCAGGAGCCCCGGTTGGGCTCGAAGCCCGGGGCGGGGACCGCCCGTGGCTGAGCCCGCCGCGAGCCGCGTGGGCGTGCTGGGAGCGGGAAGCTGGGGCACCACCCTGGCGCTGCACCTCGCGCGCAAGGGCGAGACCGTGACCCTGTGGGACGGGGACGCCGCGCACGTGGCGCGCCTGGAGGCCGAGGGCCGCAACGAGCGCCACGTGCCGGGTGAGAAGTTTCCGCCCTCGATCACGGTGACACCGTGGCTCGAAGACGCCTGCGGCGGGCCGGTAGTGATCTTCGCCGTGCCCGCCGCGGCCATGACCCCGGTGGCCGAGTCGGTGGCGAAGGCGCATCCGGAGTGGGCCGGTCTGCCGGTCACCGTGGCCAAGGGCTTCGAAGGCGAGAGCGGCCGGCGCATGAGCCAGGTGCTGGCCGGCGCGCTGCCCGCCGCGGCTTCCCGGCGCGTGGTCGCGCTGGCGGGGCCGTCGCTGGCGCGGGAGGTGGCCGGGGGCCTGCCCGTCACGCTGGTCGCCGCCGGCCCGGAGGCCGAGGCCCGCGAGGTGCAGGCGCTCTTCTCGGGTCGCAACATGAGGGTGTACACCAACCCGGACATCGCAGGGGTGGAATATGCCGGAGCGCTCAAGAACATCATCGCCATCGCCGCCGGGATCCTGGATGGCATGGGGCTGGGCGACAACGCCCGCGGCGCGCTCATCACCCGCGGACTGGCCGAGATGGTCCGCCTGGGCACGGCGCTGGGCTCCCGGGCGGAGTCCTTCTACGGTCTGTGCGGGGTGGGGGACCTGGTGACCACCTGCTCCAGCCGCCTTTCGCGCAACCACCAGGTGGGGGAGCGGCTGGCAGGGGGACAGAAGCTGGAGGCGATCTTGCAGGAACTGGGACAGGTGGCCGAGGGTGTGCCCGCCGCGCGCGCCGCGGTGGACCTGGCCCGCCGCGCGGGGGTGGAGATGCCCATCGCGCAGCAGGTCCACGAGGTGTTGTTCTCGGGAAAGGACCCGCGCCGCGCGCTCGACGAGCTGATGAGCCGCGGCCTGAAGCCGGAAGTGAACGCGACGCGGTAGGGTGCCGCGTGCGCACCGAACGCCCCGCGGGGGCCCCGGCGGAGCCGCGCCGGGCAGGCCGCGGAGGCGCAGAGGAGGAGGCCCCATGCCGGAAACGGCGCCCCGCCTTTCGAAGCCCTACTACTCCATCAGTGAGGTGGCAACCATCACCGAGGTGAAGGCGCACGTCCTCCGCTACTGGGAGACGCAGTTCTCCATGCTGCGCCCCAGGAAGAACCGCGCCGGCAACCGCATGTACCGGCCGCAGGACATCGAATTCGTGCTCTACCTTAAGGATCTGCTCTACGAGCGCCGCTTCACCATCCAGGGCGCCAAGCAGAAGATCCTCACCGACAAGCGCACCGCCCACGCCGACCCCGAGGTGCGCGAGCAGGTGGAAATGGACTTCAGGCAGGCCGGTAAGCAGCGCCTGCTGGGGGAGGTCCGCCAGGGGCTGGAGAACCTGCTCAAGGAGTTGAAGAAGAAGCTCTAGTCCTGCGGGCCGGCCGGAGGGTCATACTGGACACTGGCTATCAACTGCGTTATCATTCATCAATTCCAGGTTGGCAGGGAATCTTCGCGCGATCCGTTCCAGCGGGCCCAACCCCGGTCCGCGCCGCTGCTGGACCCAAGCTCGAGGTGCCCCATGCAGGGAACCACTCCAGGCGCTTGCGCCCCCCGGTTGCTGCGGCTCCCCAGTCCCTCCGCCCTCGCTCTCGCACTTGTGCTCACGCTGCCCTCCGCACCTGTCCACGCCCAGATCGGCATCGAGCACATCCCGACCGTCGACGCCAAGCATGTCCTGGCGGGGGACGTGGATGGGGACGGATTCAAGGAAATCGTGGCAGTCGAAGCCGTCGAGTACACCCCGGTGTATTCTGTGCGCGCCCAGGTCTACAAGCGGCGCGGAATCCGCTGGGAACTCCTGGACTCCTTCCTCCTTGACGTAGACTGGGTCAACGACCGCGCCCAATTGCTGCGGCGCAACGGCGACACCGGGCCTCTGGACCTGGTGATCAACAAGAACTCCCACGGCGGGCTCTACGTGTACCAAAACGACGGGACGGGACACTTCGCCTCGCCTCCCGTTGTGGTGCCCACTCCCTCGGACTGCGCGGTGCAGTTGCCTGGAGCGCTGTACGTCGACCCGTTGCGACCGTCCTCGGGGCAGTTCCTGGTGTGCGCGGCGTGGATCAATGGCCCGGTGGGCGCGGGACTGGCCTGGTTCCCCCTGCCACTGGGATCGGCGAGTGCCACACTCGAAGCAACGTCCGGAGCAAGCCCAATCCAGGTCGCCGTCGCCGACTTCGACGGCGATACCCGGCCGGACATGTGGGTCGGTGGTCTCATGGAGCGCGGGCCCGGCTGGTGGCCCAACCAGTGCATGTACCGCTTCGGCACCGGGCCAGGCCGCGAAATGGGAGCCTGGCAGGACCTGGGTCTCTCGAGCTTCGGCCTGGACGAGTACAATCCGCCACATGTCTCCGACGCCGACAACGACGGCGACCTGGACGTCCAGGGGGGGCTGGGGGACGCGTTCTCCGCGCTGCCGTCCCAGGTGGGCGGCATGGAAAACGGCGGCGGCACCGACATGATGGCCTATGGAGGTTCGCTCACCGGGCCGCAGAAGCGCTATTCCCTGATCTACAAGTGGGCGGACCTCAACCATGACAACCTCACGGACGTGGTGACCCTGTCGCTGGGTCGGCCCGTCCAGACGAACTTCGGCTTCGCCGACTCGCTCGGATTCACATCCTTCCTCGGCATCGCGGGCCTCGGCATCAGCTACGATTCCCAACGCGTCTACGATTGCCACAATTCCCCCAACACCGACGCCACCAGCGGCTTCGATCTTGAACTCGCCGACCTCGACGGGGACGGCAATGAGGACGTGGCGCTGCTGACTCCGGGCAGCATCACCGTCTATCCCGGGCGCGGCGACGGGTCCTTCGTCTTCGGCCCCGACGCGCCCGCGATCCGGCAACTGGAGCTCGGACCCGAGGCGGCACGAGTGCTCGCGCTCGCGGACATGGACCAGGACGGCCACGGGGAAATACTCGTGGGGCTGGAGAGCCCCACCAACTCGCTCCAGCGCATCGAGGTGGATTCCCTCACGTCCGAATTCGCGGTGCGCCAGAGCGTGGATGCCGGCGTGGTGGTCACCCACATTGCGGTCGGTGACCTGCGGATGGATGGGATCACTGACGCGGTGCTGGGGCGAGGGCCGAATACGATCGCGGTGGCCCGACTCGAAGGCGCGCCGGCTTACCTGAGCGTCACCTCCTACGACGAGCCGCTGGACGGCGGCAGTGGCGCAGGTGAGATCCGCGGCCTGGCGCTGACGGATGTGACCGGCGACTCCCTGCCCGAAATCATAGTCACCAGCCCGGGGGCGCTCGGAGACCACTACGAGATCGACGATGTTTCCAACGACCCATGGTATCTGCCAAGCCTGCACTACTTCCAGGTATCGGGCGGGGTGACCGGCTGCGCACTCGGGCCATGGACCACCGGCACGCCCCAACCGGACCTGATCGCGCTCTTCCGGGACAGCAGCCAGGTGCATTATGTCGAGGATCCCAGCCCCACGGGCAGCCTCAGCAACATGGTGGGCAGGCCAGGGAGCATCGCCCCGCGCACGGATTCCCCGCACCCCTTCGAGATGACGTTCCTGGGCGGCACCTGGCCGGGGTACCACATGGTGGTGGCCAACGCCGGCTCGCATGAGGTGAGTATCCTTCGGCAGTACGCTCCCGACACGCCGGTCTGGGTCGACTTCACGACCTACCCCGTGGCGGGCGAGCCCGTGGCCGTCGCGATCGGCGATCTCAACGGGGACCATGTTCCGGACGTGGCGGTGGCTTGCGACGCTCCCAGCACCTTGACGATCTACTACGGGGACGCTGCGGGAGGGCTCACCGGCAGGCGGGACATCCCGGTCGTGGGCGTGGGACCGCTCCGCGATGTCCGGATCGGAGACGTGACCCGAGACGGCAGTCCGGACCTGGTCTACCTGACATCCGGGGCCGCGTTCGGGGGTCCGGCCGCGCGTCCTTCGGGCACCCGCCGCACGGCCGCGTTGCGTTCCGACCTGTTCGCCATCGATTTCCGCGGGGACCGGCCGGGCGTGGTCGGGGTCGGCGGTCCGCCTGCAGGTGGCGGAAGGGCCGGGCGGGTTGAATTGTCCCTGGCCCCGAACCCGATGAGAGGATCCGGCAGCGTGGCCTTCTCGATGCCGACTGCCGGCCACATGGTCCTGGAAGTGTTTGATGTCAGCGGGCGACGGGTGGCCCGAGTGGCCGAGGGGATGTTCCCAGCCGGCCGGCACAGCCTGGTCATTGGTCCCACGGTCCTGGGAGCCGCCGCGCGCAGCGGCGTGTACTTCGTGCGGTTACAGACGCCGGCGGGAATCAGCACGCGGCGCATGGTCCGGGTGAACTGATCCCCCGGGCGCGACCAGCTGCCGCAACCAGGCGTCATTTCACGGTCATTTCACGGGCCTTGCCAGCCGCAAGGCCCGTGGCCTATTATCCGCCTACCGGACCGTCTCCTGGCGGTCCGCCCCTATCGGTCGGGGCGTAGCGCAGCCTGGTAGCGCACTAGCATGGGGGGCTAGTGGTCGCTGGTTCAAATCCAGTCGCCCCGACCATCTTCTCCTTCCCGAATCGCCGCACCTGATGCTGAATTCCCTCGGATACGCGATGGGCGACCTTCTGTGCCGGGCTCTTCCCGTGCCCGCGCTGTACCGGCTTGCCCATTTCCTGGCCGACGTGTGCTTCGCCGTGCGCGCCTCGGCGCGCGAGGCGGTGTGCGGCAACCTGCGCGTGGTGCTGGGTCCGCGGGTGTCCGAGGCGCGGGTGCGGACGCTGGGCCGGCGCGTGTTCCGCAATTTCGCGGAGGGCATCGTGGACTTCCTGCGGCTGGGCGCGCTGCCGCCCGGGGAGCTGGAGCAGGCCTTCGAGGTGGAAGGCCGCGAGCACCTGGAGCAGGCGGTACGCAGCGGAAGCCCGGTCCTTTTCCTCACCGGCCACCTGGGCAACTGGGAGTGGGGCGCCGCCTGGCTGGGGCGCAAGGGCGTGTTGAAGGGCGTGGTGGCACAGCGTCACCCCGCACAGGGCGTGGAGCGGCTGTTCCGCGAACGGCGCGAGGCATTCGGCCTGCGCGTGTTCACCGAGCGCGACTGCGCCCCCGGCGTGCTGGGCGTGCTGCGGGCGGGCGGCACGGTGGGAATGCTGGGGGATCGCGACGTGACCCACGACGGCACGCGCGCCGACTTCTTCGGCCGGCCCACGCGGGTGCCGCGGGCGCACGTGAGCCTGGCGCTGCGCTCGGGCGCGGTGATCCTGCCGGGCTTCGTGCTGCGCCAGCCCGACGGCCGACAGCTCCTGATCTTCGAGCCGCCCCTGGACCCGCGCGTGCTGGGCGGCCGGGAGGGGGGCGTGGATGCCTGCCTCAAGGTCCTCGAGAAGTACATCCGGCGCTACCCCGAGCAGTGGATGGTCTTCGAGCCGGTGTGGCCGGACGCCGGAGGAGGCCTCAAGTGGGCCTAGGCTCGACCGGAAGGGAGGTCCCGCGTGCCTGAGGCGCCCCTGACGCCCGCGGTGCTTATCCCCGCGTACCAGGCGGCCAGCAGCCTCGCCGGCGTGATCGACGGCGTGCGCGCGGCGCTTCCCGGGGTTCCCATCCTGGTGGTGGACGACGGCTCCACGGACGGCACCGGCAAGGTCGCCCGGGCCGCCGGGGTGGACGTGATCACCCACCTGCGCAACCGGG from Candidatus Eisenbacteria bacterium includes these protein-coding regions:
- the der gene encoding ribosome biogenesis GTPase Der, coding for MNLPIVAIVGRPNVGKSTLFNRLLGRRQAVVHDEPGVTRDRHYARAEWGRHHFYLVDTGGLMPSEESGILHQVRLQAEAAIEEADLVLFLVDAKVPPTDLDLEIARRLFKHSGKVMLVVNKADGDREDWESGEWIRMGLGEPFPVSALHGRSVGDLLSEATSRLAKPVEEVEDPDVIRVAVVGRPNVGKSSLVNALLRQERMVVDAVPGTTRDAIDTEVVVDGRRFVLVDTAGLRRKAKVHDPTEFYSGIRTQQSLERCHVAVVLLDASEPLSTQDVHVASTVAGLNRAALLVFNKWDLVGKETNTARDMEQDARDRMPFMEYAPAVFISALTRQRVSALWPLLEKVHAQATRRIGTGELNRFFEDLQKRNPAPASKSGLRPRIYYANQTGVLPPTFNLFVNHPRAIAPNYSKFLQNRMRDDLEIVGTPVLLRFRKSD
- the plsY gene encoding glycerol-3-phosphate 1-O-acyltransferase PlsY, producing MRAALLLLAAYLLGSLPWSLWASRLRGVDLRTVGSGNLGATNVYRALGPAWGIGVLALDMLKGAAAVALARSFSSQEPVWLPSAALVTAVLGHVFTVFAGFRGGKGVATGLGGFLALAPIPGFTAVGVWLALFAVSRIVSLASLAAFVALPVAEILTGSGRPDFAYVVGLTVLVAMLVWWRHRDNIRRILGGQEPRLGSKPGAGTARG
- a CDS encoding NAD(P)-dependent glycerol-3-phosphate dehydrogenase codes for the protein MAEPAASRVGVLGAGSWGTTLALHLARKGETVTLWDGDAAHVARLEAEGRNERHVPGEKFPPSITVTPWLEDACGGPVVIFAVPAAAMTPVAESVAKAHPEWAGLPVTVAKGFEGESGRRMSQVLAGALPAAASRRVVALAGPSLAREVAGGLPVTLVAAGPEAEAREVQALFSGRNMRVYTNPDIAGVEYAGALKNIIAIAAGILDGMGLGDNARGALITRGLAEMVRLGTALGSRAESFYGLCGVGDLVTTCSSRLSRNHQVGERLAGGQKLEAILQELGQVAEGVPAARAAVDLARRAGVEMPIAQQVHEVLFSGKDPRRALDELMSRGLKPEVNATR
- a CDS encoding MerR family transcriptional regulator, yielding MPETAPRLSKPYYSISEVATITEVKAHVLRYWETQFSMLRPRKNRAGNRMYRPQDIEFVLYLKDLLYERRFTIQGAKQKILTDKRTAHADPEVREQVEMDFRQAGKQRLLGEVRQGLENLLKELKKKL
- a CDS encoding T9SS type A sorting domain-containing protein, coding for MLRLPSPSALALALVLTLPSAPVHAQIGIEHIPTVDAKHVLAGDVDGDGFKEIVAVEAVEYTPVYSVRAQVYKRRGIRWELLDSFLLDVDWVNDRAQLLRRNGDTGPLDLVINKNSHGGLYVYQNDGTGHFASPPVVVPTPSDCAVQLPGALYVDPLRPSSGQFLVCAAWINGPVGAGLAWFPLPLGSASATLEATSGASPIQVAVADFDGDTRPDMWVGGLMERGPGWWPNQCMYRFGTGPGREMGAWQDLGLSSFGLDEYNPPHVSDADNDGDLDVQGGLGDAFSALPSQVGGMENGGGTDMMAYGGSLTGPQKRYSLIYKWADLNHDNLTDVVTLSLGRPVQTNFGFADSLGFTSFLGIAGLGISYDSQRVYDCHNSPNTDATSGFDLELADLDGDGNEDVALLTPGSITVYPGRGDGSFVFGPDAPAIRQLELGPEAARVLALADMDQDGHGEILVGLESPTNSLQRIEVDSLTSEFAVRQSVDAGVVVTHIAVGDLRMDGITDAVLGRGPNTIAVARLEGAPAYLSVTSYDEPLDGGSGAGEIRGLALTDVTGDSLPEIIVTSPGALGDHYEIDDVSNDPWYLPSLHYFQVSGGVTGCALGPWTTGTPQPDLIALFRDSSQVHYVEDPSPTGSLSNMVGRPGSIAPRTDSPHPFEMTFLGGTWPGYHMVVANAGSHEVSILRQYAPDTPVWVDFTTYPVAGEPVAVAIGDLNGDHVPDVAVACDAPSTLTIYYGDAAGGLTGRRDIPVVGVGPLRDVRIGDVTRDGSPDLVYLTSGAAFGGPAARPSGTRRTAALRSDLFAIDFRGDRPGVVGVGGPPAGGGRAGRVELSLAPNPMRGSGSVAFSMPTAGHMVLEVFDVSGRRVARVAEGMFPAGRHSLVIGPTVLGAAARSGVYFVRLQTPAGISTRRMVRVN
- a CDS encoding lysophospholipid acyltransferase family protein, yielding MGDLLCRALPVPALYRLAHFLADVCFAVRASAREAVCGNLRVVLGPRVSEARVRTLGRRVFRNFAEGIVDFLRLGALPPGELEQAFEVEGREHLEQAVRSGSPVLFLTGHLGNWEWGAAWLGRKGVLKGVVAQRHPAQGVERLFRERREAFGLRVFTERDCAPGVLGVLRAGGTVGMLGDRDVTHDGTRADFFGRPTRVPRAHVSLALRSGAVILPGFVLRQPDGRQLLIFEPPLDPRVLGGREGGVDACLKVLEKYIRRYPEQWMVFEPVWPDAGGGLKWA